A window from Zingiber officinale cultivar Zhangliang chromosome 7A, Zo_v1.1, whole genome shotgun sequence encodes these proteins:
- the LOC121999647 gene encoding secreted RxLR effector protein 161-like yields the protein MTDCNVIKHPMEPKTQLHKDLEGTPVDATEYRRIIGCLRYLLHIRSDLLYSVGMASRYMERHTIMHHKVVKQILRYLKGTIYFELVYIKGPQEIGIFGYSDSDLAGDLDGRKTQKQKTVTFLSCEAEFMAVATAACHALWLRSLASELIGVEPKPVTLFVDNKSTIALMKNPESTVAKDRLINLPKLGLWSRT from the exons ATGACAGACTGCAATGTCATAAAGCATCCAATGGAACCCAAGACACAGTTGCATAAGGATTTGGAAGGGACTCCAGTTGACGCAACGGAGTACAGGCGCATTATTGGTTGTCTGAGATATTTGTTACACATACGGTCGGATCTGTTATATTCTGTCGGGATGGCGAGCAGATACATGGAAAGACATACAATCATGCATCACAAGGTGGTTAAACAGATTCTCAGGTATTTGAAAGGTACAATCTATTTTGAGCTTGTTTACATAAAGGGACCCCAGGAAATTGGTATATTCGGCTACTCAGACAGTGATTTAGCCGGCGATCTCGATGGGAGGAAAACACAA AAGCAGAAGACAGTGACGTTTTTATCGTGTGAGGCAGAGTTCATGGCGGTCGCAACTGCGGCCTGCCATGCTTTGTGGTTGAGGAGCCTAGCCAGCGAATTAATTGGTGTAGAGCCGAAGCCGGTAACTTTGTTTGTTGACAACAAATCTACCATAGCTCTCATGAAGAATCCG GAATCAACTGTTGCTAAGGACCGTCTGATTAATCTTCCAAAGTTGGGGCTTTGGAGTAGAACGTAA